A part of Ananas comosus cultivar F153 unplaced genomic scaffold, ASM154086v1, whole genome shotgun sequence genomic DNA contains:
- the LOC109706411 gene encoding BAHD acyltransferase DCR-like: IVQFTKLKDGVAIGCAFNHAILDWHSTWHFMSSWVELSPELSRGGGGGGGGGCCPSVVPILDHALAAHRSPSPSLLPVAPESLDPNSPAKPLIHRLFSFPQTLVDQIKLATNQNPNPNPEGPDSEPEPEREPETKTKPKPFSTFQSLGAHMWRAVARARGLAADELTVFAVFADCRGRVDPPVSPAYIGN; this comes from the coding sequence ATCGTGCAGTTCACGAAGCTGAAGGACGGGGTGGCGATCGGGTGCGCGTTCAACCACGCGATCCTGGACTGGCACTCGACCTGGCACTTCATGTCGTCCTGGGTCGAGCTCTCCCCCGAGCtctcccgcggcggcggcggcggcggcggcggcggctgctgcCCCTCCGTCGTCCCCATCCTCGACCACGCCCTCGCCGCCCATCGttccccctctccctcccttCTCCCAGTCGCCCCAGAGTCCCTCGACCCCAACAGCCCCGCCAAACCCCTCATCCACCGCCTCTTCTCCTTCCCCCAAACCCTCGTCGACCAAATCAAGCTCGCCAccaaccaaaaccctaaccctaaccccgaGGGCCCCGATTCCGAGCCCGAGCCCGAGCGCGAGCCCGAGACCAAGACCAAGCCGAAGCCCTTCTCGACCTTCCAGTCGCTCGGCGCGCACATGTGGCGCGCGGTGGCGCGGGCGCGGGGGCTCGCGGCGGACGAGCTCACGGTGTTCGCCGTGTTCGCGGATTGCCGGGGCCGGGTCGACCCGCCCGTGTCCCCGGCCTACATCGGGAACTAG